The proteins below are encoded in one region of Scatophagus argus isolate fScaArg1 chromosome 24, fScaArg1.pri, whole genome shotgun sequence:
- the LOC124055396 gene encoding mitogen-activated protein kinase kinase kinase kinase 4-like isoform X9 — MANDSPAKSLVDIDLASLRDPAGIFELVEVVGNGTYGQVYKGRHVKTGQLAAIKVMDVTEDEEEEIKLEINMLKKYSHHRNIATYYGAFIKKSPPGHDDQLWLVMEFCGAGSITDLVKNTKGNQLKEDWIAYISREILRGLAHLHAHHVIHRDIKGQNVLLTENAEVKLVDFGVSAQLDRTVGRRNTFIGTPYWMAPEVIACDENPDATYDYRSDLWSCGITAIEMAEGAPPLCDMHPMRALFLIPRNPPPRLKSKKWSKKFFSFIESCLVKNYTQRPPTEQLLKHPFIRDQPNERQVRIQLKDHIDRTKKKRGEKDETEYEYSGSEEEEEDPPEQEGEPSSIVNVPGESTLRRDFIRLQQENKERSEALRRQQLLQEQQLREQEEYKRQLLAERQKRIEQQKEQRRRLEEQQRREREMRRQQEREQRRREQEEKRRIEEMDRRRKEEEERRRADDEKRRNDREQEYIRRQLEEEQRHLEMLQEQLLREQAMLLEFKWRELEEQRKAERLHKRLQQEQAYLLSLQHESKQQPGDRTKPPSDHSKPPQTSTLPPDRLLNTTPQAQVLDSAASVARGAYESSRALQAVPSDSAKSQAAAPQKTDSDETCPSQVSNSPDPPQTEPPTDFEPPQAESLKPDGPTEPVSHPPQPIREADERYRKNIQGSPQAAPLPKQPPLPPRSSEPFSNGGPSSEASAMHRPMEPQVQWSHLAALKSSNSAAPSPPPPPVVSRSQSFSEPGGVTSSFAQLHLRSQDPHHHHHHHHPSPARTDPQPQPPLHHPQAQHQASNEEVPPKVPVRTTSRSPVLSRRESPLPSQPGNQGGQRSASGNVEQRPLWDRVEKLQPRPGSGSSSGSSNSGSQASPADRFRPRCESPASSKSEGSPLLRPENVPKKQDEKNVARPTRPACDADLTALAKELRAVDDVRPPHKVTDYSSSSEESGTTDEEDDEEVDQEAGEESTSGAEDSRAGYSHGFRRRLSNGETESAKTMPVEDSESDQATTPSKDGTLVIRQSQSESNSMSKHKSSSSFTPFIDPRLLQISPSSGSSLNNMAGFGQDGRMADPLRSDPSRKGSVVNVNPVNTRPPSDTPEIRKYKKRFNSEILCAALWGVNLLVGTESGLMLLDRSGQGKVYPLINRRRIQQMDVLEGLNVLVTISGKKNKLRVYYLSWLRNKILHNDPEVEKKQGWVNVGDLEGCVHYKVVKYERIKFLVLALKNAVEVYAWAPKPYHKFMAFKSFGDLVHKPLLVDLTVEEGQRLKVIYGSCSGFHAVDVDSGAVYDIYLPTHIQTSIQCHAIIILPNTDGIELLVCYEDEGVYVNTYGRITKDVVLQWGEMPTSVAYIRSNQIMGWGEKAIEIRSVETGHLDGVFMHKRAQRLKFLCERNDKVFFASVRPGGASQVYFMTLGRTSLMSW, encoded by the exons ATGGCGAACGACTCTCCAGCTAAAAGTCTAGTAGACATAGACTTGGCTTCATTGCGG GATCCAGCTGGGATATTTGAATTGGTGGAGGTGGTTGGAAATGGCACCTATGGACAAGTATACAAG GGACGTCATGTCAAGACCGGACAGCTGGCTGCCATCAAAGTCATGGACGTCACAGAG gatgaagaggaggaaattaAACTGGAGATCAATATGCTGAAGAAATATTCCCACCACCGAAACATAGCCACCTACTACGGTGCTTTCATTAAAAAGAGCCCCCCGGGACACGATGACCAGCTGTGG ttGGTGATGGAGTTCTGTGGAGCTGGTTCAATCACAGACCTGGTTAAGAACACCAAGGGGAACCAGCTGAAGGAAGACTGGATTGCCTACATCTCCAGAGAGATCCTCAGG ggTCTGGCCCATCTACATGCCCACCACGTTATCCACCGTGACATCAAGGGCCAGAACGTCCTGCTGACCGAGAATGCTGAAGTCAAACTAG TCGACTTTGGCGTTAGCGCTCAGCTGGATCGAACAGTGGGGAGGCGAAACACCTTCATCGGGACGCCTTACTGGATGGCTCCTGAGGTCATAGCTTGTGACGAGAACCCGGACGCCACGTACGATTACAGA AGTGACCTGTGGTCTTGTGGTATCACAGCTATTGAAATGGCTGAAGGAGCACCAC CGCTTTGTGACATGCACCCAATGCGTGCACTCTTCCTCATTCCAAGAAACCCTCCTCCCAGGCTCAAGTCTAAAAAATG GTCCAAAAAGTTTTTTAGTTTCATTGAGAGCTGCCTGGTGAAGAACTACACTCAGCGGCCCCCGACGGAGCAGCTGCTGAAGCACCCCTTCATCCGAGACCAGCCCAACGAGAGGCAAGTCCGCATTCAGCTCAAAGACCACATCGACCGGACcaagaagaagaggggagagaagg ATGAGACAGAGTATGAGTACAGCggcagcgaggaggaggaagaggatccCCCAGAGCAGGAGGGGGAACCCAG CTCCATCGTCAATGTGCCGGGTGAGTCGACTCTGCGCCGCGACTTCATCCGCCTGCAGCAGGAGAACAAGGAGCGATCCGAGGCGCTCCGTcgccagcagctcctccaggaGCAACAGCTGCGGGAGCAGGAGGAGTACAAGCGCCAACTACTGGCCGAGAGGCAGAAACGCATTGAGCAAcagaaggagcagaggaggcGGCTGGaggag CAACAACGACGCGAACGGGAGATGAGGAGGCAACAGGAGCGCGAGCAACGTCGTCGCGAGCAAGAGGAGAAGAGGCGCATTGAGGAGATGGATCGTCGACgtaaagaagaggaggagcgcCGGCGGGCCGACGACGAGAAGAGAAGGAACGATCGCGAACAG GAGTACATCAGGcgtcagctggaggaggagcagagacacCTGGAGAtgctgcaggagcagctgcTCCGTGAACAGGCCATGCTGCtg GAGTTCAAGTGGCGAGAGCTCGAGGAGCAGCGCAAGGCTGAGCGACTCCATAAGCGcctgcagcaggagcaggcCTACCTGCTGTCGCTGCAGCACGAATCCAAACAGCAACCTGGCGACAGGACCAAACCCCCCTCAGACCATAGCAAACCTCCGCAGACCTCCACCCTGCCCCCTGACAGACTCCTCAACACAACCCCTCAGGCTCAGGTCCTTGACAGTGCTGCTTCTGTAGCAAGAGGCGCTTATGAGTCCTCCAGAGCCCTTCAGGCAGTCCCCTCGGATAGCGCCAAATCCCAGGCAGCGGCGCCACAGAAGACTGACTCTGATGAGACATGTCCCAGCCAGGTCTCAAACTCCCCCGACCCCCCTCAGACTGAACCCCCCACTGACTTTGAACCTCCCCAGGCAGAAAGTTTGAAGCCCGACGGGCCCACAGAGCCTGTCAGTCATCCTCCTCAGCCTATCAGAGAG GCCGACGAGCGGTACCGTAAAAACATTCAGGGCTCCCCTCAGGCCGCCCCTCTTCCCAAGCagccccctcttcctccccgcTCCTCTGAACCGTTCTCCAATGGCGGCCCCTCCTCCGAAGCCTCCGCCATGCACCGTCCCATGGAGCCTCAG GTCCAGTGGTCTCACCTGGCTGCTCTAAAAAGCAGCAACAGCGCcgccccctctcctcctcctccgcccgTGGTCTCTCGCTCCCAGTCCTTCAGCGAGCCCGGCGGCGTGACCTCTAGCTTTGCACAACTCCACCTGCGTTCCCAGGACccccaccatcatcaccaccaccaccacccatcGCCCGCACGCACTGACCCCCAGCCCCAACCTCCCCTCCACCACCCTCAGGCCCAACACCAGGCCAGCAACGAGGAGGTACCTCCTAAG GTCCCAGTCAGGACAACATCCAGGTCTCCAGTGCTGTCGCGCCGAGAGTCCCCTCTGCCATCTCAGCCCGGCAACCAGGGCGGACAGAGGAGCGCTAGCGG TAACGTGGAGCAGCGCCCCCTGTGGGACCGAGTGGAGAAACTGCAGCCTCGGCCAGGCAGCGGCAGCTCTTCCGGCTCCTCCAACTCTGGCTCCCAGGCCAGTCCCGCTGACCGCTTCAGGCCACGCTGTGAGTCCCCCG CTTCTTCCAAATCCGAAGGTTCTCCTCTCCTGCGGCCTGAAAATGTTCccaaaaaacaagatgaaaagaaCGTCGCCCGGCCTACTCGACCAGCT TGTGATGCG GATCTGACTGCTCTGGCCAAGGAGCTTCGTGCCGTAGATGACGTGAGGCCCCCCCACAAGGTCACCGACTACTCATCCTCAAGCGAGGAGTCGGGCACCACCGACGAGGAGGACGACGAGGAGGTGGACCAGGAGGCGGGAGAGGAGTCCACCTCCGGAGCCGAGGACTCCAGGGCCGG ATATTCCCATGGCTTCCGCAGGAGGCTGAGTAACGGGGAGACCGAGTCTGCTAAGACCATGCCGGTGGAGGACTCTGAGAGCGACCAAGCCACTACGCCTTCCAAGGACGGGACGCTGGTCATCAGACAG TCCCAGTCGGAGAGCAACTCCATGTCCAAACACaagtcttcctcctccttcactccctTCATCGACCCTCGCCTTCTCCAGATCTCTCCGTCCAGCGGCAGCTCCCTCAACAACATGG CGGGATTCGGGCAGGACGGACGGATGGCGGACCCCCTGAGGTCCGACCCATCTCGCAAAGGCTCGGTGGTCAACGTCAACCCGGTGAACACGCGTCCGCCGAGCGACACGCCCGAGATTCGCAAGTACAAGAAGAGGTTCAACTCTGAGATCTTATGTGCTGCACTCTGGG GAGTGAACCTGCTGGTGGGGACGGAGAGCGGCCTGATGCTGCTGGACCGAAGCGGTCAGGGGAAGGTCTACCCCCTGATCAACAGACGACGCATCCAGCAGATGGATGTCCTGGAGGGTCTCAACGTCCTGGTCACCATATCGG GTAAAAAGAACAAGCTTCGAGTGTATTACTTATCGTGGTTGAGAAACAAGATTTTGCACAACGACCCCGAGGTGGAGAAGAAGCAGGGTTGGGTCAACGTGGGCGACCTGGAGGGCTGCGTCCACTACAAAGTCG tgaagtaCGAAAGGATCAAGTTCTTGGTGCTGGCCTTGAAGAACGCTGTGGAGGTGTACGCCTGGGCACCCAAACCCTACCACAAGTTCATGGCCTTTAAG TCTTTCGGTGACTTGGTGCACAAGCCTCTGCTGGTTGACCTGACGGTGGAGGAAGGACAGAGGTTAAAGGTCATCTACGGCTCTTGCTCGGGCTTCCACGCCGTGGATGTGGACTCCGGTGCCGTTTACGACATCTACTTACCCACGCAC ATCCAGACCAGCATTCAGTGCCACGCCATCATCATCCTGCCCAACACCGACGGCATCGAGCTGCTGGTGTGTTACGAGGACGAGGGCGTCTACGTCAACACCTACGGGCGCATCACCAAGGATGTGGTGCTGCAGTGGGGAGAAATGCCAACTTCAGTGG CCTACATTAGGTCAAACCAGATCATGGGCTGGGGCGAGAAGGCCATAGAGATCCGCTCGGTGGAGACGGGCCACCTGGATGGCGTCTTTATGCACAAGAGGGCTCAGAGACTCAAGTTCCTTTGTGAGAGGAATGATAAG GTCTTCTTTGCCTCCGTGCGCCCCGGAGGTGCCAGCCAGGTGTATTTCATGACCCTGGGGCGCACTTCCCTCATGAGCTGGTAG
- the LOC124055396 gene encoding mitogen-activated protein kinase kinase kinase kinase 4-like isoform X1: MANDSPAKSLVDIDLASLRDPAGIFELVEVVGNGTYGQVYKGRHVKTGQLAAIKVMDVTEDEEEEIKLEINMLKKYSHHRNIATYYGAFIKKSPPGHDDQLWLVMEFCGAGSITDLVKNTKGNQLKEDWIAYISREILRGLAHLHAHHVIHRDIKGQNVLLTENAEVKLVDFGVSAQLDRTVGRRNTFIGTPYWMAPEVIACDENPDATYDYRSDLWSCGITAIEMAEGAPPLCDMHPMRALFLIPRNPPPRLKSKKWSKKFFSFIESCLVKNYTQRPPTEQLLKHPFIRDQPNERQVRIQLKDHIDRTKKKRGEKDETEYEYSGSEEEEEDPPEQEGEPSSIVNVPGESTLRRDFIRLQQENKERSEALRRQQLLQEQQLREQEEYKRQLLAERQKRIEQQKEQRRRLEEQQRREREMRRQQEREQRRREQEEKRRIEEMDRRRKEEEERRRADDEKRRNDREQEYIRRQLEEEQRHLEMLQEQLLREQAMLLEFKWRELEEQRKAERLHKRLQQEQAYLLSLQHESKQQPGDRTKPPSDHSKPPQTSTLPPDRLLNTTPQAQVLDSAASVARGAYESSRALQAVPSDSAKSQAAAPQKTDSDETCPSQVSNSPDPPQTEPPTDFEPPQAESLKPDGPTEPVSHPPQPIREADERYRKNIQGSPQAAPLPKQPPLPPRSSEPFSNGGPSSEASAMHRPMEPQVQWSHLAALKSSNSAAPSPPPPPVVSRSQSFSEPGGVTSSFAQLHLRSQDPHHHHHHHHPSPARTDPQPQPPLHHPQAQHQASNEEVPPKVPVRTTSRSPVLSRRESPLPSQPGNQGGQRSASGNVEQRPLWDRVEKLQPRPGSGSSSGSSNSGSQASPADRFRPRCESPASSKSEGSPLLRPENVPKKQDEKNVARPTRPACDADLTALAKELRAVDDVRPPHKVTDYSSSSEESGTTDEEDDEEVDQEAGEESTSGAEDSRAGYSHGFRRRLSNGETESAKTMPVEDSESDQATTPSKDGTLVIRQSTVDIKRSVNLSSSSSSSSAGPGYGHGQPQPPGHGLPEKNGFAGRIHHLPDLIQQSHHSPSSSTSIASSSSSSSSSSSFPSSSSHASPAMSPQNPPDKFTAIESQSESNSMSKHKSSSSFTPFIDPRLLQISPSSGSSLNNMAGFGQDGRMADPLRSDPSRKGSVVNVNPVNTRPPSDTPEIRKYKKRFNSEILCAALWGVNLLVGTESGLMLLDRSGQGKVYPLINRRRIQQMDVLEGLNVLVTISGKKNKLRVYYLSWLRNKILHNDPEVEKKQGWVNVGDLEGCVHYKVVKYERIKFLVLALKNAVEVYAWAPKPYHKFMAFKSFGDLVHKPLLVDLTVEEGQRLKVIYGSCSGFHAVDVDSGAVYDIYLPTHIQTSIQCHAIIILPNTDGIELLVCYEDEGVYVNTYGRITKDVVLQWGEMPTSVAYIRSNQIMGWGEKAIEIRSVETGHLDGVFMHKRAQRLKFLCERNDKVFFASVRPGGASQVYFMTLGRTSLMSW; the protein is encoded by the exons ATGGCGAACGACTCTCCAGCTAAAAGTCTAGTAGACATAGACTTGGCTTCATTGCGG GATCCAGCTGGGATATTTGAATTGGTGGAGGTGGTTGGAAATGGCACCTATGGACAAGTATACAAG GGACGTCATGTCAAGACCGGACAGCTGGCTGCCATCAAAGTCATGGACGTCACAGAG gatgaagaggaggaaattaAACTGGAGATCAATATGCTGAAGAAATATTCCCACCACCGAAACATAGCCACCTACTACGGTGCTTTCATTAAAAAGAGCCCCCCGGGACACGATGACCAGCTGTGG ttGGTGATGGAGTTCTGTGGAGCTGGTTCAATCACAGACCTGGTTAAGAACACCAAGGGGAACCAGCTGAAGGAAGACTGGATTGCCTACATCTCCAGAGAGATCCTCAGG ggTCTGGCCCATCTACATGCCCACCACGTTATCCACCGTGACATCAAGGGCCAGAACGTCCTGCTGACCGAGAATGCTGAAGTCAAACTAG TCGACTTTGGCGTTAGCGCTCAGCTGGATCGAACAGTGGGGAGGCGAAACACCTTCATCGGGACGCCTTACTGGATGGCTCCTGAGGTCATAGCTTGTGACGAGAACCCGGACGCCACGTACGATTACAGA AGTGACCTGTGGTCTTGTGGTATCACAGCTATTGAAATGGCTGAAGGAGCACCAC CGCTTTGTGACATGCACCCAATGCGTGCACTCTTCCTCATTCCAAGAAACCCTCCTCCCAGGCTCAAGTCTAAAAAATG GTCCAAAAAGTTTTTTAGTTTCATTGAGAGCTGCCTGGTGAAGAACTACACTCAGCGGCCCCCGACGGAGCAGCTGCTGAAGCACCCCTTCATCCGAGACCAGCCCAACGAGAGGCAAGTCCGCATTCAGCTCAAAGACCACATCGACCGGACcaagaagaagaggggagagaagg ATGAGACAGAGTATGAGTACAGCggcagcgaggaggaggaagaggatccCCCAGAGCAGGAGGGGGAACCCAG CTCCATCGTCAATGTGCCGGGTGAGTCGACTCTGCGCCGCGACTTCATCCGCCTGCAGCAGGAGAACAAGGAGCGATCCGAGGCGCTCCGTcgccagcagctcctccaggaGCAACAGCTGCGGGAGCAGGAGGAGTACAAGCGCCAACTACTGGCCGAGAGGCAGAAACGCATTGAGCAAcagaaggagcagaggaggcGGCTGGaggag CAACAACGACGCGAACGGGAGATGAGGAGGCAACAGGAGCGCGAGCAACGTCGTCGCGAGCAAGAGGAGAAGAGGCGCATTGAGGAGATGGATCGTCGACgtaaagaagaggaggagcgcCGGCGGGCCGACGACGAGAAGAGAAGGAACGATCGCGAACAG GAGTACATCAGGcgtcagctggaggaggagcagagacacCTGGAGAtgctgcaggagcagctgcTCCGTGAACAGGCCATGCTGCtg GAGTTCAAGTGGCGAGAGCTCGAGGAGCAGCGCAAGGCTGAGCGACTCCATAAGCGcctgcagcaggagcaggcCTACCTGCTGTCGCTGCAGCACGAATCCAAACAGCAACCTGGCGACAGGACCAAACCCCCCTCAGACCATAGCAAACCTCCGCAGACCTCCACCCTGCCCCCTGACAGACTCCTCAACACAACCCCTCAGGCTCAGGTCCTTGACAGTGCTGCTTCTGTAGCAAGAGGCGCTTATGAGTCCTCCAGAGCCCTTCAGGCAGTCCCCTCGGATAGCGCCAAATCCCAGGCAGCGGCGCCACAGAAGACTGACTCTGATGAGACATGTCCCAGCCAGGTCTCAAACTCCCCCGACCCCCCTCAGACTGAACCCCCCACTGACTTTGAACCTCCCCAGGCAGAAAGTTTGAAGCCCGACGGGCCCACAGAGCCTGTCAGTCATCCTCCTCAGCCTATCAGAGAG GCCGACGAGCGGTACCGTAAAAACATTCAGGGCTCCCCTCAGGCCGCCCCTCTTCCCAAGCagccccctcttcctccccgcTCCTCTGAACCGTTCTCCAATGGCGGCCCCTCCTCCGAAGCCTCCGCCATGCACCGTCCCATGGAGCCTCAG GTCCAGTGGTCTCACCTGGCTGCTCTAAAAAGCAGCAACAGCGCcgccccctctcctcctcctccgcccgTGGTCTCTCGCTCCCAGTCCTTCAGCGAGCCCGGCGGCGTGACCTCTAGCTTTGCACAACTCCACCTGCGTTCCCAGGACccccaccatcatcaccaccaccaccacccatcGCCCGCACGCACTGACCCCCAGCCCCAACCTCCCCTCCACCACCCTCAGGCCCAACACCAGGCCAGCAACGAGGAGGTACCTCCTAAG GTCCCAGTCAGGACAACATCCAGGTCTCCAGTGCTGTCGCGCCGAGAGTCCCCTCTGCCATCTCAGCCCGGCAACCAGGGCGGACAGAGGAGCGCTAGCGG TAACGTGGAGCAGCGCCCCCTGTGGGACCGAGTGGAGAAACTGCAGCCTCGGCCAGGCAGCGGCAGCTCTTCCGGCTCCTCCAACTCTGGCTCCCAGGCCAGTCCCGCTGACCGCTTCAGGCCACGCTGTGAGTCCCCCG CTTCTTCCAAATCCGAAGGTTCTCCTCTCCTGCGGCCTGAAAATGTTCccaaaaaacaagatgaaaagaaCGTCGCCCGGCCTACTCGACCAGCT TGTGATGCG GATCTGACTGCTCTGGCCAAGGAGCTTCGTGCCGTAGATGACGTGAGGCCCCCCCACAAGGTCACCGACTACTCATCCTCAAGCGAGGAGTCGGGCACCACCGACGAGGAGGACGACGAGGAGGTGGACCAGGAGGCGGGAGAGGAGTCCACCTCCGGAGCCGAGGACTCCAGGGCCGG ATATTCCCATGGCTTCCGCAGGAGGCTGAGTAACGGGGAGACCGAGTCTGCTAAGACCATGCCGGTGGAGGACTCTGAGAGCGACCAAGCCACTACGCCTTCCAAGGACGGGACGCTGGTCATCAGACAG AGCACCGTTGACATAAAGCGGTCGGTCAAtctctcatcttcatcctcctcttcctcggccGGCCCCGGTTACGGCCACGGCCAGCCCCAACCCCCCGGCCACGGCCTCCCAGAGAAAAACGGCTTCGCAGGCCGCATACACCACCTACCAGACCTTATCCAGCAGAGCCATcactccccttcctcctccacatccatcgcttcctcctcctcttcctcctcttcctcttcctccttcccctcatCATCTAGCCACGCCAGTCCCGCCATGTCCCCACAGAACCCCCCGGACAAGTTCACTGCCATCGAG TCCCAGTCGGAGAGCAACTCCATGTCCAAACACaagtcttcctcctccttcactccctTCATCGACCCTCGCCTTCTCCAGATCTCTCCGTCCAGCGGCAGCTCCCTCAACAACATGG CGGGATTCGGGCAGGACGGACGGATGGCGGACCCCCTGAGGTCCGACCCATCTCGCAAAGGCTCGGTGGTCAACGTCAACCCGGTGAACACGCGTCCGCCGAGCGACACGCCCGAGATTCGCAAGTACAAGAAGAGGTTCAACTCTGAGATCTTATGTGCTGCACTCTGGG GAGTGAACCTGCTGGTGGGGACGGAGAGCGGCCTGATGCTGCTGGACCGAAGCGGTCAGGGGAAGGTCTACCCCCTGATCAACAGACGACGCATCCAGCAGATGGATGTCCTGGAGGGTCTCAACGTCCTGGTCACCATATCGG GTAAAAAGAACAAGCTTCGAGTGTATTACTTATCGTGGTTGAGAAACAAGATTTTGCACAACGACCCCGAGGTGGAGAAGAAGCAGGGTTGGGTCAACGTGGGCGACCTGGAGGGCTGCGTCCACTACAAAGTCG tgaagtaCGAAAGGATCAAGTTCTTGGTGCTGGCCTTGAAGAACGCTGTGGAGGTGTACGCCTGGGCACCCAAACCCTACCACAAGTTCATGGCCTTTAAG TCTTTCGGTGACTTGGTGCACAAGCCTCTGCTGGTTGACCTGACGGTGGAGGAAGGACAGAGGTTAAAGGTCATCTACGGCTCTTGCTCGGGCTTCCACGCCGTGGATGTGGACTCCGGTGCCGTTTACGACATCTACTTACCCACGCAC ATCCAGACCAGCATTCAGTGCCACGCCATCATCATCCTGCCCAACACCGACGGCATCGAGCTGCTGGTGTGTTACGAGGACGAGGGCGTCTACGTCAACACCTACGGGCGCATCACCAAGGATGTGGTGCTGCAGTGGGGAGAAATGCCAACTTCAGTGG CCTACATTAGGTCAAACCAGATCATGGGCTGGGGCGAGAAGGCCATAGAGATCCGCTCGGTGGAGACGGGCCACCTGGATGGCGTCTTTATGCACAAGAGGGCTCAGAGACTCAAGTTCCTTTGTGAGAGGAATGATAAG GTCTTCTTTGCCTCCGTGCGCCCCGGAGGTGCCAGCCAGGTGTATTTCATGACCCTGGGGCGCACTTCCCTCATGAGCTGGTAG